cttAGCGTTGGCCAATGAGCGCCTGCAGTTTACTCACTACAGCGGTAGAGTTGCCCTGCTCCCCGGTTATGTGGATCAAttgctgcgactgctgttGTGAAGCCTGCCGTtgcggctgttgctgccgacCGCCACCCCCTCGTTGGTTTTGAATGCCATTACCGTTATTTCCTCTTCGCGAGGACATATCGTCGAGCACCAAGGTAATGGATGTccttcgttgctgctgttgaggCAGCACACTCATGTTTGTGGCAGATACTGTTGGTGCATTGGGCCGAGTGCTGAAGGGCTCTaaaggcggcgctggcgcactgcttgctgtcgctgtttgaaaaaagagcgacagTGAGCTATTCACTTGGCTGGTCTGGGGCTGGATTTGCGGCTGAGCAGAGACGAACGTCGCTGATGAACCGCCACGCACGTTCTGCGAGGCTGCACCGGTCGCACCACCCAGTGACGTTGCGGCCATCGCCTTAACGGCCGATGCGCCTTGTCGCCGTTGCTGGTCGATCATGTTGTCGTACACCGGGTCGCCGGTGTGGCTAAACCCGGTTGTCTCTGTTGCCCACTCCGCGCCGTCATCAGcatcgccgcggcgacgGTTGCTCGCTCGGTTGCTCTGCCGAGGCAGCTTTTGCGGCTGACCGGGCCGGgctccgcgctgctgctgcacattaTCGTTGCGCTGGAGCATCGCGTTGCGGGCctctctgcgctgctc
This DNA window, taken from Leishmania panamensis strain MHOM/PA/94/PSC-1 chromosome 34 sequence, encodes the following:
- a CDS encoding hypothetical protein (TriTrypDB/GeneDB-style sysID: LpmP.34.1360), giving the protein MSKPSVENPYGTEKNLQVIFDRYPHSFHSVNTIIIDDSPDKCSHPDIALCPIPFKDPVTQVHDEGLLQAMEVLKEVLLLDSGVPLILAAERRLQQLAKQQHEDHPGGEGKAHEQRLSKVWTPAGASVCNSHELPSDMEEVELWKKRLCCDQLQGKCLRSDRCPFSHDADDGRPCSRKSGCRKHGSRWPKTREEVQLEEQRREARNAMLQRNDNVQQQRGARPGQPQKLPRQSNRASNRRRGDADDGAEWATETTGFSHTGDPVYDNMIDQQRRQGASAVKAMAATSLGGATGAASQNVRGGSSATFVSAQPQIQPQTSQVNSSLSLFFQTATASSAPAPPLEPFSTRPNAPTVSATNMSVLPQQQQRRTSITLVLDDMSSRRGNNGNGIQNQRGGGGRQQQPQRQASQQQSQQLIHITGEQGNSTAVVSKLQALIGQR